One Aegilops tauschii subsp. strangulata cultivar AL8/78 chromosome 7, Aet v6.0, whole genome shotgun sequence genomic window carries:
- the LOC109748903 gene encoding tRNA dimethylallyltransferase 9, translating into MCCEMRPGFGFGSARRGIWRSWPALCSQQQQRFSSSLCSAKKLHVAATSLPPQLPKARKKSKVIVISGPTGAGKSRLALEVARRLGGEIISADSVQVYRSLDVGSAKPSASEMSMVPHHLIDIMHACEDYSAGMFFSDARRATQDVLARGSVPVVAGGTGLYLRWFIYGKPNVPQSSSNIISSVWSELAGFRESGRWEEAVELLLKAGDPEARDLDTNNWARLSRRLEIIRSSGSPASAFTLPYSSFQKQQDTKLTDSPSNDATCEAKELEYDFLCFFLACPRVELYRSIDLRCEEMLADTGGLLSEAAWLIDIGLQPNMNSATRAIGYRQTMEYLLHCRQNGGSSSPEEFLEFLTKFQQTSRNFSRRQMTWFRNEKIYQWVDASQPFEAIVQFICDAYNGSDALVLPESLEMKRESCVHTSKDLKTYRSENKVFLGHEECCHVLDWIRRTQGK; encoded by the coding sequence ATGTGCTGTGAAATGAGGCCGGGGTTCGGGTTCGGGTCCGCGCGGCGCGGCATCTGGAGGAGCTGGCCTGCCCTGTGCTCACAGCAGCAGCAGCGCTTCTCCTCGTCTCTCTGCTCGGCAAAGAAGCTGCACGTCGCAGCCACGTCTCTGCCGCCGCAGCTGCCCAAGGCGAGGAAGAAGAGCAAGGTCATTGTGATATCAGGCCCCACCGGCGCTGGGAAGAGCAGGCTCGCGCTGGAGGTGGCCAGGAGGCTTGGGGGAGAGATCATCAGCGCGGACTCGGTGCAGGTGTACCGCAGCCTCGACGTCGGCTCCGCCAAGCCATCCGCTTCGGAGATGAGCATGGTGCCGCACCACCTCATCGACATCATGCACGCGTGTGAGGATTACTCAGCTGGGATGTTCTTTAGCGATGCGCGAAGGGCGACTCAGGATGTTCTTGCCAGGGGCTCTGTGCCTGTTGTCGCAGGAGGGACTGGGCTCTACTTACGGTGGTTTATCTATGGCAAGCCAAATGTTCCACAGTCATCCTCCAACATCATATCGAGTGTGTGGTCTGAGCTCGCTGGCTTTCGTGAGAGCGGTCGGTGGGAGGAAGCGGTGGAGCTCCTGCTCAAGGCCGGGGACCCTGAAGCTCGGGACTTGGATACGAATAACTGGGCCAGGTTAAGCAGAAGGCTCGAGATCATCAGGTCATCTGGTTCCCCTGCATCTGCCTTCACCCTACCATACAGCTCGTTTCAGAAGCAGCAAGACACGAAGCTAACTGATTCCCCAAGCAATGATGCAACCTGTGAAGCGAAGGAACTGGAGTATGATTTCCTATGTTTTTTCCTCGCATGCCCACGGGTTGAACTCTACAGATCAATTGATTTGAGGTGTGAGGAAATGCTGGCTGACACAGGAGGCCTTCTTTCAGAAGCCGCATGGCTTATTGATATCGGGTTGCAGCCAAATATGAACTCTGCAACCCGTGCTATCGGTTACAGGCAAACCATGGAGTACCTGTTGCATTGCAGACAGAACGGAGGCAGTAGCTCCCCAGAGGAGTTCTTGGAGTTCCTGACAAAGTTTCAGCAAACGTCTAGGAACTTCTCAAGGAGGCAAATGACCTGGTTCCGCAATGAGAAGATTTACCAGTGGGTTGATGCGTCGCAGCCTTTTGAAGCAATCGTGCAATTTATATGTGATGCTTACAATGGCTCTGATGCATTGGTGCTGCCTGAATCGCTTGAAATGAAAAGGGAAAGTTGCGTGCACACGAGCAAGGATCTCAAAACCTATCGTTCAGAGAACAAGGTGTTCCTTGGGCATGAAGAGTGTTGTCACGTTTTGGATTGGATTAGAAGGACGCAGGGGAAGTGA